From the genome of Triticum aestivum cultivar Chinese Spring chromosome 1A, IWGSC CS RefSeq v2.1, whole genome shotgun sequence:
CATGTATATTAGCAGACATTTTAAAGAAGTTCGAATGATAACCAAGGAGCATTATATTTATATATCTAATTAGTAAGCTAATATATGTGCGCGGTAATTTGCAGTTCAATTTCGTGGGGTTCTACAACGGCTGGAACAGTAAGTATCAAAGCTAGCACGAATTAATCAAGAGATCGAGATGGTTAAACTACTTGGATCACCGAGAGAATTGCTAGTATTAATCTGTACGTATCTGCAGAGTTTCTCAAGGAGGACACGACACAGGCGTTCGTTTTCACAGATCGGGCCAAGGATGCGAGCGTGGTCGTGGTGGCGTTCCGTGGCACGGAGCCATTCAACATGCAGGACTGGTCGACAGACGTGAACCTGTCATGGCTGGGCATGGGCGCCATGGGCCACGTCCACGCCGGCTTCCTCAAGGCGTTGGGTCTCCAGGAGGAGGACGGCAAGGACACCAACCGCGCCTTCCCCAAGGACGCCCCCAACGGCGCCGCCCCCATCGGCAAGCACATCGCCTACTACAAGCTCCGCGAGGTGATCCGCGACCAGCTCAAGGCGCACCCGCAGGCGCGGCTCGTCATCACCGGCCACAGCCTGGGCGGCGCGCTCGCCGCCGTCTTCCCGGCGCTGCTGGCGCTGCACGGGGAGACGGAGATCCTGGGCAGGCTCGGCACCGTGCAGACCTACGGGCAGCCGCGCGTGGGCGACGCCACCTTCGTCAGCTTCTTCCGGGCCGAGGTGGAGAAGGCGACGGCCTTCTACCGCGTGGTGTACCGCTACGACGTGGTGCCGCGGGTGCCGTTCGACGCGCCGCCCGTGGCGGAGTTCACCCACGGCGGCTCCTGCGTGTACTACGACGGGTGGTACGACGGGAAGGTGCTCCCCGGCGACGCGCCCAACCCCAACTACTTCGACCCGCGATACCTGCTGTCCATGTACGGCAACGCGCTGGGGGACCTGCTCAAGGGGGCCTTCCTCTGGACGAGGGCCGGCAAGGACTACCGCGAGGGCCCCGTCTCCCTGCTCTACCGCGCCTCCGGC
Proteins encoded in this window:
- the LOC123191521 gene encoding triacylglycerol lipase OBL1: MAAAGSAAAGRPKLGEEKLIIRPEKVRFIDILSLLILRRPITSYAFVDAGDQTTRDVGITPGDIFVTLTEIIQKALAAAYYPAKIIGAIVELLLNFFALNGGLLGIIWNIIRFKLVIPRREAANFRTMIGMIDGRTELKPAPAASVGDMRQLQVLDVVVSGEVADLESGGYVTAGTPLVLRQYLILEITVMAAKIAYENAAFVKNVVNNVWKFNFVGFYNGWNKFLKEDTTQAFVFTDRAKDASVVVVAFRGTEPFNMQDWSTDVNLSWLGMGAMGHVHAGFLKALGLQEEDGKDTNRAFPKDAPNGAAPIGKHIAYYKLREVIRDQLKAHPQARLVITGHSLGGALAAVFPALLALHGETEILGRLGTVQTYGQPRVGDATFVSFFRAEVEKATAFYRVVYRYDVVPRVPFDAPPVAEFTHGGSCVYYDGWYDGKVLPGDAPNPNYFDPRYLLSMYGNALGDLLKGAFLWTRAGKDYREGPVSLLYRASGLLVPGLASHSPRDYVNAVRLGRIAPKSLL